In the genome of Flammeovirga agarivorans, the window GATTTGCGCCTTGCGCCGGGGCGGGTAAGGCGCGAAGCGCCGCTACCCGATACATCCCCCGGCTCGCGCTACGCTTAGCCGGGCTACCGAACTTCGCGGGTTGTGTAGCCCGGGTAAGGCGCGAAGCGCCGCTATCCGGATGCCTGTCAAAACAGCGTGTCGAGCTCGTCCAGCACGTTGTAGTCGTCATCGACCAGCAGCAACGTCTTCCACTTATCAAAGGTCAGACACGGGTGCGAGGTACCGAACAGCAGAATATCGCCGACCTGCACATCGCTGCCCGGCGCCAGGCGCAGCATACAATGCTGATCCATGATGCCGGTGCTGACGATCGACTCCGCGCGCAGCGCTAACTCCTGGCCATTACGATAATGGGCGATCGGCTGCGGCAGCCCGGCGTCGAAAGCGCAGTCGCGCTTGCCGAAGTTTACCACCGCGCGATCCGCCTCCGGCACCGATTGCACCATCGCCATCAGCTCCAGCGCTGATGTAAGATCGCCGGCGAGATCGCAGGCAATCGGATCGCGGGCGATCAGCTCTTGTTGGGCGAGATCGTAGATCCCGCGATCGTGGGTGATATAACAGCCAGGGCGGATGACGATACGGCAGCGGCGCGGTTTTGCCGCCGCCAGCCAGATGTTGCATACCACGTCATACCAGACGGTGCCCGCGCCGGTGAGAATAAATTCGCCGTCAACCAGCGGCTCCATGCGGC includes:
- a CDS encoding type III PLP-dependent enzyme domain-containing protein; translation: RMEPLVDGEFILTGAGTVWYDVVCNIWLAAAKPRRCRIVIRPGCYITHDRGIYDLAQQELIARDPIACDLAGDLTSALELMAMVQSVPEADRAVVNFGKRDCAFDAGLPQPIAHYRNGQELALRAESIVSTGIMDQHCMLRLAPGSDVQVGDILLFGTSHPCLTFDKWKTLLLVDDDYNVLDELDTLF